A portion of the Shewanella sp. SNU WT4 genome contains these proteins:
- a CDS encoding phosphoglycerate kinase: MPIINMSDLALAGKRVLIRQDLNVPVSAGKVTSDARIRASLPTLKLALEQGAAVMVMSHLGRPVEGEFAAEFSMQPVVDYLAQALDYPVRLASDYLDGVTVAAGELVVFENVRFNKGEKKDDETLARKLASLCDIYVMDAFGTAHRAQASTHGVGLYAPIACAGPLLAGELDALGRAMDNPKRPLVAIVGGSKVSTKLTVLESLSKIVDQLVVGGGIANTFIAAAGHNVGKSLYEADLLDEAKRLLANAQSRGGDIPVPTDVVVASEFSPTASATLKDVSEVSDTDMIFDIGPDSAEALAAIIANAGTIVWNGPVGVFEFDQFGEGTKRIAQAIADSDAFSIAGGGDTLAAVDKYGIADKVSYISTGGGAFLEFLEGKELPAVAMLLSRGK, translated from the coding sequence CGTCTTTGCCAACCTTGAAATTAGCCTTAGAGCAGGGCGCTGCTGTGATGGTAATGTCACACTTAGGCCGCCCAGTCGAAGGTGAGTTTGCTGCTGAATTCTCAATGCAGCCAGTGGTCGATTATTTAGCGCAAGCGTTAGATTATCCAGTGCGTTTAGCCAGTGACTATCTTGATGGCGTAACAGTTGCTGCCGGTGAGTTAGTAGTATTTGAAAACGTGCGCTTTAACAAAGGCGAGAAGAAGGATGATGAAACCTTAGCGCGCAAATTGGCAAGCCTGTGTGATATCTATGTGATGGATGCTTTTGGCACCGCTCATCGCGCCCAAGCCTCAACCCATGGTGTTGGTTTATATGCACCGATTGCTTGTGCTGGCCCTTTATTAGCTGGTGAACTTGATGCCTTAGGTCGCGCTATGGATAACCCTAAGCGTCCATTAGTTGCTATTGTTGGCGGCTCAAAAGTATCCACCAAACTGACGGTATTAGAAAGCTTATCTAAGATAGTTGACCAGTTAGTGGTTGGCGGCGGTATTGCTAACACCTTTATTGCAGCGGCAGGCCACAATGTTGGTAAATCCCTGTATGAAGCTGACCTGCTTGATGAAGCTAAGCGTTTGTTGGCTAATGCCCAAAGCCGCGGCGGTGACATTCCTGTCCCTACCGATGTAGTGGTTGCGAGTGAATTTAGCCCAACGGCGAGCGCTACCTTAAAAGATGTATCTGAAGTCTCTGATACTGATATGATTTTTGATATCGGCCCAGATAGCGCTGAAGCCTTAGCTGCCATTATTGCCAACGCTGGCACTATCGTATGGAACGGCCCTGTGGGCGTGTTCGAGTTTGATCAGTTCGGCGAAGGTACTAAGCGTATTGCCCAAGCGATTGCAGATTCAGATGCCTTCTCAATTGCTGGCGGCGGCGATACCTTAGCAGCCGTTGATAAGTATGGCATTGCCGATAAAGTGTCTTACATCTCTACTGGCGGCGGCGCTTTCCTTGAGTTTCTTGAAGGTAAAGAGTTACCAGCAGTGGCTATGCTGTTAAGTCGTGGTAAATAA